In the genome of Kitasatospora cathayae, one region contains:
- a CDS encoding PaaX family transcriptional regulator, with amino-acid sequence MPESTTRPSSLIHTVYGEFVRRLGGWISIADLIALMAELDVDGPAVRSAISRLKKAGTLLQERRAGTGYRLSPAMGPVFDEGDRRIFHSLEPAELADGWVLAVFSVPESERAHRHQLRSRLSWLGFGNAAPGVWLAPARLLPDARRLLERLGLSAYVHLFLSAEYAGFAELRTAVASWWDLPAIEAQYAAFTDAWRPVAEELRGRDRIDPVEAFRDYVPMLTQWRRLPYLDPGLPEPLLPADWNAVPARAVFTEVHARLAGPSLRYVEQVTGLSHPQELP; translated from the coding sequence ATGCCGGAGAGCACGACCCGGCCCAGCTCCCTGATCCACACCGTCTACGGCGAGTTCGTCCGCCGCCTCGGCGGCTGGATATCGATCGCCGACCTGATCGCGCTGATGGCCGAGCTGGACGTCGACGGCCCCGCCGTCCGCTCGGCGATCTCCCGGCTGAAGAAGGCCGGCACCCTGCTCCAGGAGCGCCGCGCGGGCACCGGCTACCGGCTGTCCCCCGCGATGGGCCCGGTGTTCGACGAGGGCGACCGGCGGATCTTCCACAGTCTGGAGCCCGCCGAGCTCGCCGACGGCTGGGTGCTGGCGGTCTTCTCCGTGCCCGAGTCCGAACGCGCCCACCGCCACCAGCTGCGCTCCCGGCTCAGCTGGCTCGGCTTCGGCAACGCCGCCCCCGGCGTCTGGCTGGCCCCCGCCCGGCTGCTGCCGGACGCCCGCCGACTGCTGGAGCGCCTGGGCCTGAGCGCCTACGTCCACCTGTTCCTCTCCGCCGAATACGCCGGCTTCGCCGAGCTCCGTACGGCGGTGGCCAGTTGGTGGGACCTCCCGGCGATCGAGGCGCAGTACGCGGCCTTCACCGACGCCTGGCGTCCGGTCGCCGAGGAGTTGCGCGGGCGGGACCGGATCGACCCGGTCGAGGCCTTCCGGGACTACGTGCCGATGCTCACCCAGTGGCGCCGACTGCCCTACCTCGACCCCGGGCTGCCCGAACCGCTGCTGCCCGCCGACTGGAACGCCGTCCCGGCCCGCGCCGTGTTCACCGAGGTGCACGCACGGCTCGCCGGACCGAGCCTGCGGTACGTCGAGCAGGTCACCGGACTGTCCCACCCCCAGGAGCTGCCATGA